The DNA sequence ATCGGGACAGCAAAAAAGAACGGGCAGATTTATGTTCAAAGGGTATTCGTTCTGGAAAAAGCTAAAGAAGCACTAATGTTTAAGAACTATCATTTTATTCAGGAAGAATTGATACTAGGAAGCGCTGGTAAATGCCGGACAGCAGTCTTTCAAAGGACAGACCGGGCATTCCGGCTTCCGGGCATGGCAAAGTTTGCGACCGTGAAAAATCAAACGGTGATGGGTATCAATCCATAGTTCCATAGGGATAAGAGCGGTAAGCTCTTTTTCTACTTTAGAAGGGTCTTTTTCCCGGGACAGGCCGAGCCGATTGGCAACCCTCAGCACGTGGGTATCCACAGGCAAAGCGGGAATGCCATAGGCGTTTGCTAAGACTACTCCGGCTGTTTTACGGCCAACGCCCGGCATTTTTACGAGGTCATCCAGATTCGAGGGGACATCTCCGTGATGTTCTTCAATGAGCAGCTCGCAGGTCTGCAGAATATTTTTGGCTTTGGTGCGGAAGAGTCCGATCGGGTGAATGATTTCTTCAAACTCGCGGGGAGTGATCTCCAACATCTTTTTGGGAGTGGGGCAGCGTTCGAAAAGTACGGCTGTTACTTTGTTGACCTTTTGGTCTGTGGTCTGGGCGCTGAGAATCGTGGCGACAAGGAGTTCAAAGGGGTTGCGGAAATTTAGCTCACAGTGTGCTTCAGGATAGGTTTGTTCTAAAATATGAAGAATGCGGTTTATTTTACAATCACGCATCATAAGTCTGTTGGGTTCCATCATTTTCTCCTTGAATGATTTGTTATGACTATTCACAATAGATACTGCCACCGATAAATTCCCGGAGGATTGAATTTAAGGGGATGTTGGATGTGTCCATGGGTTCAAAAAACGACAGAAGATTCAGCAAACGAACGGAAGTATCGTAAAACCTATTTGTTTCCTGAATTTTCTTAAGAAGGGGTTCGGCAAAGGAACGTAGAGCGTTCATTTCAAAGAGCAGGCTGGAATTAAACATGATATCAGCTTCTTCCTGGTAGCGAAAAACGCTGGTATTTTCCCCGCGTCTGACACTTGGCCACTGATTCAGAGTCCGCTCCGGACCAAAGCCCCTGAATTTATCGTCGCGTACAATTCGTCTGATCAGTCTCGCCTCAGTTGTCGGGACGCGGTTGTGACGGTCGATATTCAGCAGGAAAAGCGCACTGATATAGATTTTAAAGAACGAATTCCTGTTAATGGTGAGCAAACCTGGGTTCAGGGCATGAAGGCCTTCGACCAGCAGGATATTGTCCGAGTCGAGACGGATATCATTTCCGTCCGGATTTCTCTTTCCGGTGAAAAAGTTAAATACCGGCGTCTGGACCGTTTCTCCCATAATCAGCTTATCCAGATGTTCATTGAGCAGCGCAAGGTCCAGGGAATATAGGGTATCAAAATCCAGCTGTCCGGAAGCATCACGCGGAATGTTTTCCCGATTCAGGTAATAGTTGTCCAGAGATAAGGAAATCGGTTTTAGGCCGTTGACGATCAGCTGAGTCGAGAGACGATGGGTAAAGGTCGTCTTCCCTGACGAGGATGGTCCTGAAATCAGCACGATTCTGACATTTTTATTTTCATTGGTTATGATATCCGCAATGTCCGCAATCTTTTTCTCCTGGAGAGCTTCAGCAATGTTAATGAGATCGATGGAGCGGCCGTTTCTGATATAGGAATTCACGTCCTTGACCTCAGCCAGATCCAGGATTTCAAGCCAGCGTTGCGTTTCCGTATAGGTTGCTGAAAGTTTTTTGGGAAGAACAAAGTCTGCCAAATAACCGGATTCATCGGAAAAATCCAGGATAAATCCCGGCTGAAAAGGAATAAGCCGGAAATCCTTGATAGCAGAAGTATCCTCGAAGGCGGCATAAATTGATTTAATAATGGTTTCATCCAATTTATAGATATGAAAACTCTCATCTTTCCCTAAAAATTTAATGAAATTTTTATGAGTAGCCCAGTTCTTTAGTGTTGTTTCAATCAATCTGACTTCTCTGGGAGAGACCAGGGAGCCGGAAAATTCACAATAAACGCCGTCAAGAATGGAATATGGAATCTTCAGTATTTCTTCGGGGAAAAGTTCCTGGATCACCTTGATTAAGCCAAGCAGCAAAGTCTGTCTGTATTTGCGGGTGAAATTATCTTTCATCGTATTTCGCCTTGCTTTCTGGTTGATTTGAGGAATGTCAAGCCACATGAGTCATTTTATCCAGTGCATCAGTCGCTTATCCAATATATTCTTGCTCAGGCGTAAAATACCTTGTCTTGTGTTCAAAATAATACAGGATAATCCTTGATAGTTAAGCAGGATTCTATTATAGTTATATTGTTTTTACGTGTCTTTTCATATAAAATCAAGTAAAATATCAATTATTGATGATTGAAATATTGCACAGTGATTATTGGAGGAGAAAAAATGTATCTTAGTACCCGCGGCAACATTGATGCTCAGACCTCTGCCCAGGCGATTGCTCTAGGAATGGTACCTCAGGGAGGACTATTTGTTCCTCAGGAGATCCCCTGCGTGGATTGGAAACAATATGCCAACTGCAGTTACGCCGAGCTTGCGCTGCAAATTATGAAGCTGTATTGCGGAGATCTACCGGCAGGAACGCTGGAAGAGGCAGTTAAAGTATACGGAGACGGACGTTTTGATACGTCAAACCCCGCACCGCTTGTTGAAGTCGACGGCTGCGGGATGCTGGAACTCTGGCACGGCCCGACCGCTGCTTTTAAAGATATGGCCCTGCAGGTGTTGCCTTATCTGCTTACTGCAAGTATTAAAGAACTTGGACTTGATGTGGAAGTTCTGATTCTTACGGCGACTTCTGGAGATACCGGCAAGGCCGCCTTGGACGGATTTAAGGATGTTCCGGGTACTCGGATTGTGGTTTTTTATCCCGACGGCGGCGTTAGCGCTGTGCAGGAACGCCAGATGGTTACAACAGGTGGAGGAAATACTTTCGTTGTGGCGATCAACGGAAATTTTGACGAGTGCCAGACTGCAGTTAAAAAGATTTTTTCATCTGAAGAACTGCGCCAAAAACTGAATGCCAGCCATATGGTTTTCTCCTCAGCGAATTCCATCAACTGGGGAAGACTGCTGCCGCAGATTGTTTATTATTTCTGGGCCTATCTCGAGGCAGTAAGACTCGGAAAAACTGCTGCGGAAGAGAAAATCAACATCGTGGTTCCCACGGGTAATTTTGGCAATATTCTGGCAGCTTATTATGCTAAGAGAATGGGACTGCCACTGGGCAGGCTGATTTGTGCATCGAATAAAAACAATGTGCTTACGGACTTCTTCACTGCCGGAACTTATGAAAGCAATCGTCCGTTTTATCTGACTTCGTCACCTTCAATGGACATCCTTATTTCCAGCAATTTTGAGCGCTTTTTGTTTGAAGTATCCGGAAGAGATGCCGGCAAGATCAGTAGCTGGTTCAAACGTCTCTCCAGCGAAGGGAAGTTCAGTGCGGATCCGGATACTTTGACTGCCTGTAGGGAGAATATGATCGCTGGCTGGACGGATGAAGAGGGTGTTTTCGAAACCATCAAAAAAGTGTATGAAGAAGACAACTATCTGCTGGACCCGCATACGGCTGTCGCGATGAAGGTTTACAACGATTATCGAGAAAACAGCGGGGACAAAACCTTTACTGTCCTGACTTCAACGGCGAGTCCTTTCAAGTTTGCTCAAAGCGTGCTGACAGCAATTGCCGGTGACAGGTACAGAGAATGTGACCCCTGGGAAGCGTTGACCAGGCTCAGCGCTTTGACGGGCTGGGATATCCCTTCCGGGCTACAGGGTTTAAGAGAGAAGTCTGCCCAGGAGGTATACCGGTGCCAGCCGGAGGAAATTACCGCTTATCTGGAAAGGAAATTTCTCAAGGACTAGTACCTTGTAACACCTAAAATTATCATATAATGGCGTGCAGATTTCTTGTAAGACAAGGCGGAGGATTGAGGCATACCGAGCGTATGGTGATTGACGACAACGCAGGATTACAAGAAATATGCCGTCAGGATAGATAAGATTTAGGTGTTACATGGTACTAGCACCTATGTTGGACATATTTGGAGTTGCACTTGCATTTAAAAATATCATCAAGTAAAATAATTAATTGGAAGGATGGGGAACCTTCCTGGGAGAAAAGGTGGACGAGGTGGCTGAAACAGGCAGTGGAACGTACGCTGCCTGTTTCACTTATTAATCTATAAGCAGGAATGAATGAGGAATGAATGATCAGATGAGAAGCAAGATATTTAAAGACACATCAAGATAACAAAGAAATCTGGGGATACCGGCGAAGGCCGGTATTTTGCGTTTAACCCTTAAATACGGGCAATTGGCTCCAAAGCAGACGATTCGGGCAGCCGGTTATGATATGATGAAAAAAATAAAAAATTATCGTTGGGTCGGTAAGGAGGAAAAACGAGATGTCCAAAGAGATTACCCAAAGTTCAGAAAATAAACACGTCTTTCAGAGTTCAGCGGAATTCAGGAAAGATGCCCTCATTTCCGACCCGGGCATTTATCAAAAGGCAGAAGACAGACTGGCTTTTTGGGAAGAGAGGGCTTCAACGCTTAGTTGGTTCAAAAAATGGGATACTGTTCTGGAGTGGAATCCGCCATTTGCCAAATGGTTTAACGGCGGTAAACTCAATGCGTCTTACAATTGTTTGGATCGGCATTTAGCCGGGCCCCGGGCGGATAAAAATGCCATTGTTTTTGAAGGCGAAAATGGTGATACCCAAATGCTCACCTATAGGGAGCTGCATCATGAAGTCAGCAAATTTGCGGGGGTACTTCGCTCTCTCGGTGTGAAAAAGGGGGATGTTGTCACTATCTATTTGCCGATGATTACGGAAGCAGTCGTTGCCATGATGGCCTGCTCCAGAATCGGAGCGCCGCACAGTGTGGTCTTCGGCGGATTCAGCGCTGAGGCCATTCGGGACAGAATCAATGATGCTAAATCGAAGATTGTGATTACGGCTGATGCCGGCTATCGCCGCGGAAAGGTTCTTCCGCTCAAAGAAAATGTCGATGAGGCTCTGAAAGGTGTCGCGGAAATCGATAAAGTCATCGTGGTCAGACGGGTAGGCCTAGATAATGCCGTACAAGGAGAAAGAGATGTCTGGTATCATGAGCTGATGAAGGATGCTGCAGCCGATTGTCCGGCTGAAGAAATGGATGCGGAAGATATTTTGTTCATCCTATATACGAGCGGCACCACCGGAAAGCCTAAAGGCGTTGTGCATACGACCGGAGGTTATCTGACAGGGGTTTCGACGACCCATCAGTATGTTTTTGATCTGAAGGAAAACGATATTTACTGGTGTACGGCGGATATCGGCTGGATCACAGGCCACAGCTATCTGGTATATGGACCGCTGGCCAACGGTGCGACGATATTCCTCTTTGAAGGAACGCCTGACTACCCTGCGAAGGACAGATACTGGGAACTGATTGAAAAGTACGGGGTAACCATTCTGTATACCGCGCCTACGGCAATCAGGACCTTTATGAAATGGGGAGAAAGCTATCCCCAGAAAAGAAACTTGACTAGCCTAAGGCTCCTCGGGACGGTTGGAGAACCGATCAATCCTGAAGCCTGGTTATGGTATCACAAGCATATCGGCGGAGAAAGATGCCCGATCGTCGATACTTGGTGGCAGACTGAAACAGGAATGATTATGATTTCAGCTCTGCCAGGAGTAACCGACATGAAGCCTGGCTCCTGTTCTGTGCCTTTCCCGGGTGTCAAAGTCGAAATATTGAACAGATCCGGACAGCCGGTTCAAAACGGAGAGGTTGGATTCGTTGCGATCACGGAACCCTGGCCGGCAATGCTCAGAACGGTTTATGGTGATGACAAGCGCTATAAGGATACCTACTGGGGTACATGGCCAGACAGATACTTTGCCGGGGACGGGGCCAAAGTCGATGAAGACGGTTATTTCTGGATTATCGGCAGAGTCGATGATGTCATCAATGTTTCTGGGCATCGAATCGGTACGGCAGAAGTTGAAAGCGCCCTTGTTGAGCATCCGGCTGTGGCAGAGGCTGCCTGCATCGGTAAAAGCCATGAAGTTAAAGGGCAGGCAATCGCAGCTTTCGTCACTCTCCGTGAAGGGGTTGCAGCTAGGGAAGACCTGGTGAACGAACTTAAGAATCATGTTGCGGCCAAAATCGGGGCAATAGCCAGACCTGATGAAATTCATCTTACGGAAGAATTGCCAAAAACCCGCAGTGGAAAAATTATCCGCAGAATTTTGAGGGACATCGCTGAAGGGCGGGCAATCGGTGATACAACGACCCTTGCCGATGCCTCAGCAGTTGAAGCGCTGCAGCAGATTGGGAAGCAGTAAGAGAGCAGGTATTAAGATTAAGCATTACGAGCAGGTACAAATGTTCCGGCTAAAATAAGCAAGGAGCACCCGCTGCTGTCATAAACAGTCAGGAGGTGCTCTTTGCTTTGTATGCCTTATGAACATCAATTGCTTTCTTAATTGGACTGCTGCTTGTCATGTCATAGATCTCTGTTTCCTGATATACAACATTATTTTAGGACTGTCATTTGCATAATAATTCCGAAAAGCAGGAATGATTAATATCAGTATTCTCTTAGTAAAGGAGCACGTTTAATGGCTGTAAAATTCATTCCGATGGTCTATACATTTATTTTTGCATTAATTATGTTTGCGGTTGTTCCGAGAGCAGAAATTCGGAGATTATCGATCTACGCAATCATATTTGGAGCTATATTTGATGTTATTGCAGCGAGCATCGGTTATTTGACCGGGAAGTTCGGGTATATTGACTACCAGGAGTTTGGGGTAATGGCCTTGCATTTTTTTGCTCCGATTTCCTGGGCAATATATTATGTTTTATACTTCTACTTTTTGCCTGAGAAAAATATTTACCGCTATATTTATGTTTTATCCGGGATATTTTATAGTGTGATGTTTTCTCAAGTAATCAGTAAACTGGGCATTTTAAGACCGGGCGAACTGCTGATCTATCCCATCGCTCTTTTTTGCATCTGGTTTCCATTGGCTACTTGGGGCTATTTAAAACTTGTTGATCGGGACAAGAAACGAAGTGCTAAAGTAAAAGTTACTTAATTCTAAATTGAACCTTATGGATATTAAAAATATATATCAAATAAATAGACGTATATAAACCATGGGAAATTTAAAGTATAATGAAGTTAATGAGATGAATCACAGTAGTACCATGTCAGCCCTAAATCTTATATTATAATTTTAGGGGTTAACATGGTACTTGTATGGGAGTTGGGAGATAGTGGGATTGGAGATCGAACGCAAGTATCTTGTTCATCAGCATCTTCTGCCGGAATTGAAGGAAGGGGAACGGATGATTCAAGGTTATCTTTCGGAAAAACCATCGGTCAGGTTCAGAATCAAAGGGAATCAAATGATGTTGACAATCAAGGATTATTATACGAAAAACAGGCGGTTTGAGTTGGAGACTCCGGCCAAGGAAGTAACGGAGGAAGAGGTTCGGAAGCTTATGTCCCTGGCAATAAGCCCGCCAATCATTAAGACGAGATATACAGTGAAGAGCGGTCAGGGAATAATCTGGGAGATTGATGTTTATGAAGAGGAAAATACCGGCTTGATTACGGTGGATGCAGAAATTCCGCAGGAAGATTATCCGCTGGAATTTCCGGAATGGGTTGCCGGTGACCGTGAAATAACCGGTGAGAAGCGCTACACAAATCTTAATCTTGGCAGGAAGCCTTATACAACATGGGCAGATTTAGCCGAATAATAAGATACCAGCCTGTTTTGTTTTAGACAGACTG is a window from the Dehalobacter sp. DCA genome containing:
- the nth gene encoding endonuclease III — translated: MEPNRLMMRDCKINRILHILEQTYPEAHCELNFRNPFELLVATILSAQTTDQKVNKVTAVLFERCPTPKKMLEITPREFEEIIHPIGLFRTKAKNILQTCELLIEEHHGDVPSNLDDLVKMPGVGRKTAGVVLANAYGIPALPVDTHVLRVANRLGLSREKDPSKVEKELTALIPMELWIDTHHRLIFHGRKLCHARKPECPVCPLKDCCPAFTSAS
- the acs gene encoding acetate--CoA ligase produces the protein MSKEITQSSENKHVFQSSAEFRKDALISDPGIYQKAEDRLAFWEERASTLSWFKKWDTVLEWNPPFAKWFNGGKLNASYNCLDRHLAGPRADKNAIVFEGENGDTQMLTYRELHHEVSKFAGVLRSLGVKKGDVVTIYLPMITEAVVAMMACSRIGAPHSVVFGGFSAEAIRDRINDAKSKIVITADAGYRRGKVLPLKENVDEALKGVAEIDKVIVVRRVGLDNAVQGERDVWYHELMKDAAADCPAEEMDAEDILFILYTSGTTGKPKGVVHTTGGYLTGVSTTHQYVFDLKENDIYWCTADIGWITGHSYLVYGPLANGATIFLFEGTPDYPAKDRYWELIEKYGVTILYTAPTAIRTFMKWGESYPQKRNLTSLRLLGTVGEPINPEAWLWYHKHIGGERCPIVDTWWQTETGMIMISALPGVTDMKPGSCSVPFPGVKVEILNRSGQPVQNGEVGFVAITEPWPAMLRTVYGDDKRYKDTYWGTWPDRYFAGDGAKVDEDGYFWIIGRVDDVINVSGHRIGTAEVESALVEHPAVAEAACIGKSHEVKGQAIAAFVTLREGVAAREDLVNELKNHVAAKIGAIARPDEIHLTEELPKTRSGKIIRRILRDIAEGRAIGDTTTLADASAVEALQQIGKQ
- a CDS encoding CYTH domain-containing protein; protein product: MGLEIERKYLVHQHLLPELKEGERMIQGYLSEKPSVRFRIKGNQMMLTIKDYYTKNRRFELETPAKEVTEEEVRKLMSLAISPPIIKTRYTVKSGQGIIWEIDVYEEENTGLITVDAEIPQEDYPLEFPEWVAGDREITGEKRYTNLNLGRKPYTTWADLAE
- a CDS encoding uridine kinase family protein, with product MKDNFTRKYRQTLLLGLIKVIQELFPEEILKIPYSILDGVYCEFSGSLVSPREVRLIETTLKNWATHKNFIKFLGKDESFHIYKLDETIIKSIYAAFEDTSAIKDFRLIPFQPGFILDFSDESGYLADFVLPKKLSATYTETQRWLEILDLAEVKDVNSYIRNGRSIDLINIAEALQEKKIADIADIITNENKNVRIVLISGPSSSGKTTFTHRLSTQLIVNGLKPISLSLDNYYLNRENIPRDASGQLDFDTLYSLDLALLNEHLDKLIMGETVQTPVFNFFTGKRNPDGNDIRLDSDNILLVEGLHALNPGLLTINRNSFFKIYISALFLLNIDRHNRVPTTEARLIRRIVRDDKFRGFGPERTLNQWPSVRRGENTSVFRYQEEADIMFNSSLLFEMNALRSFAEPLLKKIQETNRFYDTSVRLLNLLSFFEPMDTSNIPLNSILREFIGGSIYCE
- the thrC gene encoding threonine synthase; protein product: MYLSTRGNIDAQTSAQAIALGMVPQGGLFVPQEIPCVDWKQYANCSYAELALQIMKLYCGDLPAGTLEEAVKVYGDGRFDTSNPAPLVEVDGCGMLELWHGPTAAFKDMALQVLPYLLTASIKELGLDVEVLILTATSGDTGKAALDGFKDVPGTRIVVFYPDGGVSAVQERQMVTTGGGNTFVVAINGNFDECQTAVKKIFSSEELRQKLNASHMVFSSANSINWGRLLPQIVYYFWAYLEAVRLGKTAAEEKINIVVPTGNFGNILAAYYAKRMGLPLGRLICASNKNNVLTDFFTAGTYESNRPFYLTSSPSMDILISSNFERFLFEVSGRDAGKISSWFKRLSSEGKFSADPDTLTACRENMIAGWTDEEGVFETIKKVYEEDNYLLDPHTAVAMKVYNDYRENSGDKTFTVLTSTASPFKFAQSVLTAIAGDRYRECDPWEALTRLSALTGWDIPSGLQGLREKSAQEVYRCQPEEITAYLERKFLKD